The Clostridium septicum genome contains a region encoding:
- a CDS encoding M16 family metallopeptidase codes for MLKLNFDVKRHLLDNGLEVITIKKDTKIAAINVGIKVGSLYENGDEKGISHFIEHMLFKGTKNRSNEEINEALEFLGGEYNAYTDYAVTVYTISCLEEEIKNAIEILGDMIVASTFSEEEVEKERGVILAEIRTGKDDVEDFSFKKTNEIAFKKSPLRYDVAGLDKTVKKFIRNDLIEYYNKYYVANNSVITIVSSFEHEEALLEVKKRFGNWKKGDVEKLKVIEEENNPIKFVTNKENIEQSTITYLYTFYGLDRNLELPFRILNHRLGESANSLLFREVREKRGLAYDIYTNLDMTKGVKTFSIYTAVSEEDIESALEAIDETILGVKNGSIEIGERDLNLMKKIHKTAVITTLEDPAELCNYMLHQALDEEDLYEFVNDMDKLNELDINKIYDVANKVLEKPTIHILKS; via the coding sequence ATGTTAAAACTGAATTTTGATGTTAAAAGACATCTTTTAGATAATGGGTTAGAAGTAATTACAATAAAAAAGGATACAAAAATAGCAGCAATAAATGTAGGGATTAAAGTGGGATCACTTTATGAAAATGGTGATGAGAAAGGAATATCTCATTTTATTGAACACATGCTTTTTAAGGGCACTAAAAATAGAAGTAATGAAGAAATTAATGAAGCATTAGAATTTTTAGGTGGAGAGTATAATGCATATACAGATTATGCAGTAACAGTTTATACTATAAGTTGTTTAGAGGAAGAAATAAAGAATGCTATAGAAATATTAGGAGATATGATAGTAGCATCAACATTTAGTGAAGAAGAAGTTGAAAAAGAAAGAGGAGTAATATTAGCTGAAATAAGGACTGGAAAAGATGATGTAGAAGATTTTAGTTTTAAAAAAACTAATGAAATTGCTTTTAAAAAAAGTCCTTTGAGGTATGATGTTGCAGGATTAGATAAAACAGTTAAGAAGTTTATAAGAAATGATTTAATAGAGTATTATAATAAATATTATGTGGCTAATAATTCAGTAATTACAATAGTATCTTCATTTGAGCATGAAGAAGCTCTTTTAGAAGTAAAAAAAAGATTTGGTAATTGGAAAAAAGGAGATGTAGAAAAACTGAAGGTAATAGAAGAAGAAAATAATCCAATAAAATTTGTAACAAATAAAGAAAATATTGAGCAAAGTACAATAACTTATTTATATACTTTTTATGGACTAGATAGAAATCTAGAATTACCTTTTAGAATTTTAAATCATAGATTAGGTGAAAGTGCAAACTCTTTATTATTTAGAGAAGTTAGAGAAAAAAGAGGACTTGCATATGATATATATACTAATTTAGACATGACAAAAGGTGTAAAAACATTTTCTATATATACAGCAGTAAGTGAAGAAGATATAGAAAGTGCTTTAGAAGCAATTGATGAAACTATTTTAGGTGTTAAAAATGGAAGTATAGAAATTGGTGAGCGTGACTTAAATCTTATGAAAAAGATTCATAAAACTGCAGTAATTACTACACTTGAAGATCCAGCAGAACTTTGTAATTACATGTTACATCAAGCTTTAGATGAAGAAGATTTATATGAATTTGTTAATGATATGGATAAACTTAATGAATTAGATATAAATAAAATTTATGATGTTGCAAATAAAGTTTTAGAAAAACCAACAATTCATATTTTAAAATCTTAA